The nucleotide sequence CTAACTGCCGTCATGCTGCTTTCTATAACCGTACCCGGCGCATATGCCGCCGACGGCTATGCCGTGGCGGATTACGACCGGTACGTCCGGCCCGACGGCGACTTCGCCTGGGCCGTCAACGACCTGACCCTGGCCGTGGCCAGCGAACTGTTCGGCGGGTATCCGCCGGAGGGTGACAAGGACGGCATCTACTACTGGCGCGGGCTGGGGATCACGAAAGTAAAATTCATCGGTAAGCTCAACCCTGACTGGAACATCACCCGCGGCGAGTTCGCCACCATCACTGTGAAGGCCCTGGACATGGAAGCCGCGCCCTATGCCGAAAGCCCCTTCGAGGACGTAAAGGAAAGCGCATGGTACGGGAAAAACGTCCTGCGCCTGGTCAAGGCAGGTATCATTAGACAGGAGGACTACGGTCCCAGGCTGTATCCCGACAAGCCCATCAACCGGCTGGAGATCGCCGTGTGGATGGCCCGGGCCGCCAGGCTGGCCGGCGCGGCCAAACCCGAACCGGTGCAGGTGAGCTTCAGGGACTTCAACCCCGCGTCCAAATACGCCGGTGAAGTGGCCGAAGCCGTAAGCCTGGGCATACTGCACGGGTACCCCGACGGCACCTTCCGGCCGACGGCTAACGCCAGACGCGCCGAAGCCGCCGTCATGCTGATAAAAATGCTCAAACACGTGCCCATCTATGGCGGCATTGATAGGGACACCGCCGGGAAGATGATCAAGCAGTATTTCGACATCGAGACCAAGATGCA is from Thermincola ferriacetica and encodes:
- a CDS encoding S-layer homology domain-containing protein translates to MLKRKKLLTLVLTAVMLLSITVPGAYAADGYAVADYDRYVRPDGDFAWAVNDLTLAVASELFGGYPPEGDKDGIYYWRGLGITKVKFIGKLNPDWNITRGEFATITVKALDMEAAPYAESPFEDVKESAWYGKNVLRLVKAGIIRQEDYGPRLYPDKPINRLEIAVWMARAARLAGAAKPEPVQVSFRDFNPASKYAGEVAEAVSLGILHGYPDGTFRPTANARRAEAAVMLIKMLKHVPIYGGIDRDTAGKMIKQYFDIETKMQKAWFPDYQAKMVYNEDFEAAFKQWQAETAGLLTDYNREIRMHPEGLYSLRWDVENSDRLTYACSVGVSPETNPGYGIAGTLPLKVAQDEGYGQDVWYLTFSKIEVVNLIGHGPIVEVVFRAAGSNTYVDGNTIGDDTVQTVPGSPADYGGKHALFVKQGGKWKIASIWGDGRSPWLNIIKFTDGPAYMIERLDKDPWLRVIPYDPNKKP